The proteins below are encoded in one region of bacterium:
- a CDS encoding extracellular solute-binding protein — protein MLRRAVPLVLVLILLLATSEVGGTASKPTHLNVGVVSGGEIRGLQAIAPMWDKATGVHLNLIVYPYPSLYEKMVTAFQANAATFDVVMLDDPWMPKFGAEGWLTPLDQAPFNLKRDPDIFPVVYELGSWPPPRGPIPPGEASKPRHLEAITLVGNVELFMYRRDLIPKAPQTWDEVLANGTHLGNPGKQFYGFTMRGAKGNPIISEWFPILTAFGGQVFDNNWNVVFKSDAAVNALKFFIGQMKAVSQPGPDTADAADRSRIMATGHAAQGNVWPAEASDIVENPQVSKVIGKIGYAVMPAGPLGRHTPMMGNWLLAIPKAAKEKAWAYQFITWATSREIQGPYAKAGGIPFRKSVLTDPALNARYPFFSAMADSLAAPPFWRPRTTEWSAVESILGTHVNEALVGTESPEQAVDRAQTEITQHMKEAGYIK, from the coding sequence ATGCTTCGACGAGCCGTGCCGCTCGTGTTGGTCCTGATCCTGCTCCTCGCTACCTCCGAGGTGGGGGGAACCGCCTCGAAGCCCACGCACCTGAACGTCGGAGTGGTCTCCGGTGGTGAGATCCGTGGCCTTCAAGCGATCGCGCCGATGTGGGACAAGGCCACGGGCGTGCACCTGAACCTCATCGTCTACCCGTACCCGAGCCTTTACGAAAAGATGGTCACCGCGTTTCAGGCCAACGCGGCCACGTTCGACGTCGTGATGCTCGACGACCCCTGGATGCCAAAGTTTGGCGCGGAGGGGTGGCTGACCCCCTTGGACCAGGCCCCCTTCAATCTCAAGCGCGATCCGGACATCTTCCCCGTGGTCTACGAGCTGGGCTCGTGGCCGCCCCCTCGAGGACCGATCCCGCCGGGAGAGGCCTCGAAGCCCCGGCACCTCGAAGCGATCACGCTCGTTGGAAACGTCGAACTCTTTATGTACCGGCGCGATCTGATCCCGAAGGCCCCCCAAACATGGGACGAAGTGCTGGCCAACGGGACGCACCTCGGAAACCCGGGGAAGCAATTCTACGGGTTCACGATGCGAGGGGCCAAGGGCAACCCGATCATCTCGGAGTGGTTCCCCATCCTCACCGCGTTCGGCGGGCAGGTCTTCGACAACAACTGGAACGTCGTGTTCAAGTCTGACGCAGCCGTGAACGCGCTCAAGTTCTTCATCGGACAGATGAAGGCCGTCTCGCAGCCCGGACCGGATACCGCCGACGCGGCGGACCGGTCGCGCATCATGGCCACGGGCCACGCCGCCCAGGGGAACGTGTGGCCGGCCGAGGCGTCCGACATCGTGGAAAACCCGCAGGTGAGCAAAGTGATCGGCAAGATCGGTTACGCGGTCATGCCGGCCGGTCCACTCGGCCGTCACACGCCCATGATGGGCAACTGGCTGCTGGCGATCCCCAAGGCGGCCAAGGAGAAGGCGTGGGCATACCAGTTCATCACGTGGGCGACGAGCCGGGAGATTCAGGGTCCCTACGCCAAAGCGGGCGGCATCCCGTTCCGCAAGTCGGTGCTCACCGATCCCGCGTTGAACGCGCGGTACCCGTTCTTCTCGGCGATGGCCGACTCGCTCGCCGCCCCGCCGTTCTGGCGCCCGCGCACGACCGAGTGGTCGGCCGTCGAGTCGATTCTCGGGACCCACGTCAACGAGGCGCTGGTGGGGACGGAGTCTCCCGAGCAGGCGGTGGACCGAGCGCAGACCGAGATCACCCAGCACATGAAGGAGGCGGGCTACATTAAGTAG
- a CDS encoding sugar ABC transporter permease → MLFLLTVVVYPMAYAIALSLQYYRVGGFAGLHNFTLAFHDGLLLASLRATLIYITIAVGTEIVLGLVLAVAVQRTVRSTLGRTLTYLLFIIPMVTPPVAAGVSFRLMYIPEYGILNVLLQHLGYHGAPILWMSSPAMAMFSVISVDVWQSMPFVFLVLFAGLQAVPMDVVEAAGVDGAGGWAQFRHIDLPYLRPLLLLVVVFRVTDALRVFDPVQVLTMGGPGAATEFLSLYLYKIAFKFGNLNYASALALYVVLVVSGLFALFGRYLSEEAA, encoded by the coding sequence GTGCTCTTCCTGCTCACGGTCGTCGTGTATCCGATGGCGTACGCCATCGCGCTGAGCCTGCAGTACTACCGGGTCGGCGGGTTCGCGGGCCTGCATAACTTCACCTTGGCGTTCCACGATGGGCTGCTCTTGGCGTCGCTCAGGGCGACGCTGATCTATATCACGATCGCGGTCGGAACCGAGATCGTCCTCGGGCTGGTCCTGGCGGTCGCCGTTCAGCGGACGGTCCGCAGCACCCTCGGCCGAACCCTCACGTACCTGCTGTTCATCATCCCGATGGTGACACCGCCGGTCGCCGCGGGCGTGAGCTTCCGGCTCATGTACATCCCGGAGTACGGCATCTTGAACGTGCTGCTCCAACACCTCGGATATCACGGCGCGCCCATTCTCTGGATGTCCAGCCCCGCGATGGCGATGTTTTCGGTGATCAGCGTGGACGTCTGGCAGTCGATGCCGTTTGTGTTCTTGGTGCTGTTCGCGGGACTCCAGGCCGTGCCCATGGATGTCGTCGAGGCGGCCGGCGTGGACGGGGCGGGGGGGTGGGCCCAGTTCCGGCACATCGACCTGCCCTACCTCAGACCGCTGCTGCTGCTGGTCGTGGTCTTCCGCGTCACCGATGCCCTGCGGGTCTTCGACCCCGTCCAGGTGCTGACGATGGGCGGACCAGGAGCGGCCACGGAGTTCCTGAGCCTGTACCTCTACAAGATCGCGTTCAAGTTCGGCAACTTGAACTACGCGTCGGCCCTGGCCCTCTATGTCGTGCTCGTGGTGTCGGGGCTCTTCGCGCTGTTCGGGCGGTACCTGTCGGAGGAGGCCGCCTGA
- a CDS encoding HAD family hydrolase: protein MAEPPRYRLLIADIDGTLVPEDKVVRPGVVAAIKAAQARGVRVCLATGRQPRSAHRFVDAVGADAPTIVYNGGLLYDFQAARLLWARPLPLEDARRVLPVLRRFPETSPLMYIFNKVFAERRTPFVDLYARRDALTVEITPNFDRLMTEAPAKFLIVGDRPDLDRLSRALTDLPGGAINQVFSQNDYLEILPPGINKGVALVELARVVNIPLPEIVAVGDAMNDLSMLQTAGLGVAVEGSPPALLAAARETCPGPEQEGVRVLIERLFLGGEGRESTQRPKEA, encoded by the coding sequence TTGGCTGAGCCTCCCCGGTACCGCCTCCTCATCGCCGACATCGACGGCACGCTCGTTCCCGAGGACAAGGTCGTCCGGCCCGGCGTCGTCGCCGCGATCAAGGCGGCCCAGGCCCGAGGAGTGCGCGTGTGCCTGGCCACGGGCCGCCAGCCGCGATCCGCCCACCGGTTCGTCGACGCCGTGGGCGCGGACGCGCCCACCATCGTCTACAACGGCGGCCTGCTCTACGACTTCCAGGCGGCACGGCTGTTGTGGGCGCGGCCGCTCCCGCTCGAAGACGCCCGGCGCGTCCTACCGGTGCTCCGCCGGTTCCCCGAGACCTCCCCGCTGATGTACATCTTCAACAAGGTCTTCGCGGAGCGGCGGACACCGTTTGTCGATCTCTACGCGCGCCGCGACGCCCTCACGGTGGAGATCACGCCTAACTTCGACCGGCTCATGACGGAGGCGCCGGCGAAGTTCCTCATCGTGGGCGACCGGCCGGACCTGGATCGCCTCAGCCGGGCGCTCACGGACCTCCCGGGGGGGGCGATCAACCAAGTGTTTTCGCAGAACGACTATCTCGAGATTCTCCCTCCCGGGATCAACAAGGGCGTGGCGCTCGTGGAGCTGGCCAGAGTCGTGAACATCCCGCTCCCGGAGATCGTGGCCGTCGGAGATGCGATGAACGATCTCTCCATGCTTCAGACCGCGGGGTTAGGGGTGGCCGTCGAAGGGAGTCCGCCGGCGCTGCTCGCCGCGGCCCGAGAAACGTGTCCGGGGCCCGAGCAGGAGGGGGTGCGCGTGCTGATTGAACGGCTGTTTCTCGGTGGGGAGGGACGAGAGTCGACCCAGAGGCCGAAGGAGGCGTGA
- the iolN gene encoding 3-dehydro-scyllo-inosose hydrolase: MDKRTGIYLQNMTGHEVEERLKVHDVLLVPLGATEAHGAHAPLGEDVFLVCRMAEEVARRTGCTVAQPVWYGSHPYHHLGMPGTVIIPEEVFTGYVRAMIAGFWNMGFRKQILLNGHGQEYVIPTAMHQFAKRYRVPSLLLLVNWYHPIRDHFKLRREGGTYETPFIHADEVETSWSLALFPELLDMKYAPDNKIVGFLPGDHVDKAGNLLNRPINWYSQVGAGPIEVKAYIEGVVGRSSIARAEKALGGVVPLLDYLERLVGDVHKAFPPGKLPPIEMTTERDPKELEAVLKGPRRGGKSIYSLGYPP; this comes from the coding sequence ATGGACAAGCGGACCGGCATCTATCTCCAGAACATGACCGGGCACGAGGTCGAGGAGCGGCTCAAGGTGCACGACGTCCTCCTGGTGCCGCTGGGGGCGACCGAGGCCCACGGGGCCCACGCGCCGCTCGGCGAAGACGTGTTCCTGGTGTGCCGGATGGCGGAGGAGGTGGCCCGCCGCACCGGCTGCACCGTCGCGCAGCCGGTCTGGTATGGGTCGCATCCCTATCACCACTTGGGGATGCCCGGCACCGTGATCATCCCGGAGGAAGTGTTCACCGGATACGTCCGCGCGATGATCGCCGGCTTTTGGAACATGGGGTTTCGCAAGCAGATCCTGCTGAACGGCCACGGCCAAGAATACGTGATCCCCACCGCGATGCATCAGTTCGCCAAGCGCTACCGAGTGCCGAGCCTGCTGCTCCTCGTCAACTGGTACCATCCGATCCGCGATCACTTCAAACTCCGGCGGGAGGGCGGGACGTACGAGACGCCGTTCATCCACGCCGATGAGGTGGAGACGTCCTGGTCGCTCGCGCTCTTCCCGGAGCTCCTCGATATGAAGTACGCCCCAGACAACAAAATCGTCGGATTCCTGCCGGGCGATCACGTCGACAAGGCCGGCAATCTCTTGAACCGCCCGATCAACTGGTACAGTCAGGTGGGGGCAGGACCGATCGAGGTCAAGGCCTATATCGAAGGTGTCGTGGGGCGGAGCAGCATCGCCCGGGCGGAGAAGGCGCTGGGCGGGGTCGTCCCTCTCCTCGACTATTTGGAGCGCTTGGTCGGCGACGTGCACAAGGCATTCCCGCCCGGCAAGCTCCCACCGATCGAGATGACGACCGAGCGCGATCCCAAGGAACTCGAAGCGGTGCTCAAAGGACCGAGAAGGGGCGGCAAGAGCATTTACAGCCTCGGGTACCCTCCATGA
- a CDS encoding Gfo/Idh/MocA family oxidoreductase, which produces MTIKVGILGAGYIGGVHARNLKRDERVRLVGLADVRPEAAQRLAGEVGTRPLPDLAALLHEGAQAVYVTTPNAHHVEPAVAALAAGVHVFGEKPMATTLDGARQIAAAAARSTAKYQLGFNRRWAPAYAYVRDLIATGEFHPAMAHVKMNRGELQNPPWVGTTSLTGGFLYESTIHLLDMCRFLLGEVVSVVCQARTTAYQEPDGFAIVLRCASGVLVTFHSCAHATWIFPFERIELFGPHQAVVTEEMERVSLSPGLGREIVTRNYAPLPMEEKWGYRLEDQRFLDAILEGHTPAVTSEDGLRATELVEACYRSARTGAEVRLPLG; this is translated from the coding sequence ATGACGATCAAGGTGGGGATTCTGGGGGCGGGGTACATCGGCGGCGTGCACGCCAGGAATCTCAAGCGCGACGAACGGGTGCGGCTGGTCGGCCTCGCGGATGTCCGGCCCGAGGCGGCGCAGCGCCTCGCCGGCGAAGTCGGCACCCGCCCGCTGCCGGACCTCGCCGCGCTGCTGCACGAAGGGGCGCAGGCCGTCTATGTCACGACTCCGAACGCCCACCACGTGGAGCCGGCCGTCGCCGCGCTCGCGGCAGGTGTCCATGTGTTCGGCGAGAAGCCGATGGCGACGACGCTCGACGGCGCGCGGCAGATCGCCGCGGCGGCGGCTCGGAGCACGGCGAAGTATCAACTCGGCTTCAACCGGCGGTGGGCCCCTGCCTACGCCTACGTGCGCGATCTCATCGCCACCGGCGAGTTCCACCCGGCGATGGCGCATGTGAAGATGAACAGGGGAGAGCTGCAGAACCCGCCGTGGGTCGGCACCACGTCACTCACCGGCGGGTTCCTGTACGAGTCGACGATCCATCTCCTCGACATGTGCCGGTTTCTCCTCGGGGAGGTGGTCTCGGTCGTCTGTCAGGCCCGGACCACCGCCTACCAGGAGCCGGACGGCTTCGCCATCGTGCTCCGCTGCGCCTCGGGGGTGCTCGTGACCTTCCACTCGTGCGCCCACGCGACCTGGATCTTTCCGTTTGAGCGGATCGAGCTCTTCGGCCCGCACCAAGCGGTGGTCACCGAGGAGATGGAGCGGGTGAGCCTGAGTCCGGGGCTCGGGCGCGAGATCGTGACCCGGAACTACGCTCCGCTCCCGATGGAAGAGAAGTGGGGCTACCGGCTCGAGGATCAGCGGTTCCTCGACGCCATCCTGGAAGGGCATACGCCGGCGGTGACATCGGAAGACGGGCTGCGCGCGACCGAGCTCGTGGAGGCCTGCTACCGGAGCGCCCGGACCGGAGCGGAGGTGCGCCTGCCCCTTGGCTGA
- a CDS encoding choice-of-anchor tandem repeat NxxGxxAF-containing protein, which translates to MTRMALFLMIPLLFGAVAAPEPARVPPYAVQAVLLTGQPAPDGGTFTEFSDPALNERGHLAFAALTSAQDAHVAVYLRAEGRIRTLAVGGRPAPTGGRFSVFNDVILSDRDTVVFLGRTTDRVARLGLYLTRGGPISPVVATGQSAPSGEEFIDFANPTINAQDVVAFVGRMGQGKREGIFTSSEGGITPAVLSGQPAPTGGTFQFFLDGSPAQNDRGEIAFVAAMAPRNTFGVFILLRGVPVPVVTTDEDAPVGGPFTEFGSLMLTNAGTIGFVGRTAQSAVREALYVTGRAVLVPLTRQGQAVAGETLTSIAASAMNDREDVVFELGTPDPIPRAIYLATRTGVRVVVRAGDMTPSGRRFTAFGTPAINGLGRIAFVAETDDGRHGIYLAAPK; encoded by the coding sequence ATGACCCGGATGGCCCTATTCCTCATGATTCCGCTGCTGTTCGGAGCGGTTGCGGCACCCGAACCCGCCCGGGTGCCGCCGTATGCCGTGCAGGCCGTGCTCCTGACGGGGCAGCCCGCTCCGGATGGGGGGACGTTTACAGAGTTTTCCGACCCTGCGCTCAACGAGCGCGGCCATCTGGCGTTCGCCGCCCTGACAAGCGCGCAGGACGCGCACGTCGCCGTGTACCTCCGCGCGGAGGGACGCATACGCACGCTCGCGGTTGGAGGCCGGCCGGCCCCGACGGGCGGCCGGTTCTCAGTGTTCAACGACGTGATCCTGAGCGATCGCGACACCGTGGTGTTTTTGGGGCGGACCACCGATCGGGTGGCGCGCCTCGGGCTGTACCTCACGCGTGGCGGTCCCATCTCCCCCGTGGTCGCGACCGGCCAGTCCGCTCCCTCGGGAGAGGAGTTTATCGACTTCGCCAACCCGACGATCAACGCTCAAGATGTCGTGGCGTTCGTCGGCCGCATGGGCCAGGGGAAGCGCGAAGGCATCTTTACCAGCAGCGAGGGGGGGATCACGCCGGCCGTGCTGTCAGGGCAGCCCGCGCCGACCGGAGGAACGTTCCAATTCTTTCTGGACGGGAGCCCCGCGCAAAACGACCGCGGCGAGATCGCGTTCGTCGCGGCCATGGCCCCGCGGAACACCTTCGGCGTGTTCATCCTGCTCCGGGGGGTGCCCGTCCCTGTCGTGACCACCGACGAAGACGCGCCGGTCGGCGGACCGTTCACCGAGTTCGGCTCGCTGATGCTGACCAACGCCGGGACGATCGGGTTTGTCGGCCGCACGGCGCAGAGCGCGGTGCGCGAGGCGCTCTACGTCACCGGTCGCGCCGTGTTGGTGCCGCTCACCCGTCAGGGTCAGGCCGTCGCCGGCGAGACCCTGACCTCGATCGCCGCGAGCGCGATGAACGACCGTGAGGATGTCGTGTTCGAGCTCGGGACTCCTGATCCGATTCCCCGTGCCATTTACCTGGCTACCCGCACCGGGGTGCGGGTGGTCGTGCGGGCGGGGGACATGACCCCATCGGGCCGGCGGTTCACCGCGTTCGGGACCCCGGCGATCAATGGTCTGGGACGGATCGCCTTTGTCGCGGAGACCGACGACGGGCGCCACGGGATTTACCTGGCCGCGCCCAAATGA
- a CDS encoding ribonuclease HI family protein — protein MAQEDLVVCFDGASRGNPGRAAIGVVVLKDGVPIREIGEAIGQTTNNIAEYRALLRGLEEAAALGARTVRICSDSELVVRQLSGQYKVRSPHLAPLHRQALSRMRRFDQVAVVHVPRDQNQGADALANRALDEAAH, from the coding sequence ATGGCTCAGGAGGACCTCGTGGTCTGCTTCGACGGCGCATCGCGAGGGAACCCGGGACGGGCGGCGATCGGGGTCGTCGTCCTCAAGGACGGGGTGCCGATCCGCGAGATCGGCGAGGCGATTGGTCAGACGACGAACAACATCGCAGAATATCGCGCCCTCCTGCGGGGGCTGGAGGAGGCGGCCGCGCTCGGTGCGCGCACCGTTCGGATCTGCAGCGACAGCGAGTTGGTGGTCAGACAACTGTCGGGACAGTACAAGGTGCGGAGCCCCCACCTCGCTCCGCTGCACCGTCAGGCGCTCTCCCGCATGCGGCGGTTCGACCAGGTCGCCGTCGTCCACGTCCCGCGAGACCAGAATCAGGGAGCCGACGCCCTCGCCAACCGCGCGCTCGACGAGGCCGCGCATTGA
- a CDS encoding amidohydrolase family protein, whose product MAVQHAAAERVPKEFPLTSTVDSHLHLVTAGMFRRLRARPWGLRPQAMAALTAAAGRWAERMERLEGVSLQQHAAKWAAAFDRARVDTGFFIAVGEGNEELAEFVSLNPVRFQAWGSVMDPTASDAAATVRRFREWGLRGLKLYPPTQRFSASDRAVYPVYEAAAEQGLPVLFHFGITVAPIYDLRYADPLHLSAAARDFPEITFAIAHCGAGFLRETLFLAYHTENVWVDTSGTNNWREYTPGAPSLEMVFRDLLRTYGPGRIMFGTDSTLPGDYREAILAEQRDLFERLTATEDDHSAIFGGNARRLFGLPEK is encoded by the coding sequence GTGGCCGTACAACACGCCGCGGCTGAGCGGGTCCCCAAGGAGTTTCCATTGACGTCTACCGTCGACAGCCATCTACATCTGGTCACTGCGGGAATGTTCCGGCGGCTACGCGCCCGACCCTGGGGATTGCGACCGCAAGCGATGGCCGCGCTTACGGCCGCGGCAGGGCGTTGGGCCGAACGGATGGAGCGACTGGAAGGGGTCTCATTGCAACAGCACGCCGCGAAGTGGGCCGCGGCGTTCGATCGCGCGCGCGTCGACACGGGGTTCTTCATAGCCGTGGGAGAGGGGAATGAAGAACTCGCCGAGTTCGTCAGTCTCAACCCGGTACGGTTTCAGGCATGGGGGAGCGTTATGGATCCGACGGCATCCGACGCCGCCGCGACCGTCCGGCGGTTTCGCGAGTGGGGCCTCCGCGGCCTGAAACTGTATCCGCCAACCCAGCGATTCAGCGCGAGCGACCGAGCCGTCTATCCAGTGTATGAAGCGGCGGCGGAACAGGGGCTCCCCGTCCTCTTCCACTTCGGGATCACGGTGGCACCGATCTACGATCTCCGGTATGCCGACCCCCTCCACCTTTCGGCCGCGGCGCGGGATTTCCCCGAGATCACCTTCGCCATCGCGCACTGCGGGGCGGGGTTTCTGCGTGAGACGCTCTTCCTGGCGTACCACACGGAGAATGTCTGGGTGGACACCTCCGGGACCAACAACTGGCGCGAGTACACGCCCGGAGCCCCAAGCCTAGAAATGGTCTTCCGCGACCTGCTGCGCACGTACGGGCCCGGCCGGATCATGTTCGGCACCGACTCCACACTCCCCGGGGACTATCGAGAGGCGATCCTGGCGGAACAGCGCGATCTCTTCGAGCGGCTCACCGCGACCGAGGATGATCACAGCGCCATCTTCGGCGGAAACGCCCGCCGTCTATTTGGACTGCCGGAGAAATAG
- a CDS encoding C4-type zinc ribbon domain-containing protein, whose amino-acid sequence MTAAEIDGEGRQALEHLWALQQVDSRLAAARASRAALDDGSALRAGVEEARRAAAESAARLHECQATIKDHELQLASTEAKQRKIEGDLYGGRISNPKELSSMQEELVMLARTRDHLEDQILALFDRVESLKEDASAADAARRAIEERLATHLAEYEAARARLDAEIDTLTAERAASAARVEPRLLKRYEGIAAQEGGVGIVPIQNGLCGGCHNQLPTGFVTRVRDGQLVICERCRRILYLGAA is encoded by the coding sequence ATGACCGCCGCAGAGATCGATGGGGAGGGGAGACAGGCCCTCGAGCATCTGTGGGCCCTCCAGCAGGTGGATTCTCGGCTGGCCGCGGCGCGCGCCAGCCGCGCCGCGCTCGACGACGGCAGCGCGCTTCGCGCGGGGGTCGAGGAAGCGCGGCGGGCCGCCGCCGAATCGGCCGCCCGGTTACATGAGTGTCAGGCCACGATCAAGGATCACGAACTGCAGCTCGCGAGCACGGAGGCCAAGCAGCGGAAGATCGAAGGCGATTTGTACGGCGGGCGCATCTCGAACCCCAAGGAACTCTCGAGCATGCAGGAAGAACTGGTGATGCTGGCCAGGACACGCGACCATCTCGAGGACCAGATCCTCGCGCTGTTCGATCGAGTGGAGTCCCTGAAGGAGGACGCGTCCGCTGCGGACGCGGCACGGCGGGCCATCGAAGAGCGGCTCGCGACCCATCTGGCCGAGTACGAGGCCGCGCGCGCCCGCTTGGACGCCGAGATCGACACGCTGACCGCTGAGCGCGCCGCCTCCGCAGCGCGCGTCGAGCCCCGGCTGCTCAAACGGTACGAGGGGATTGCCGCACAGGAGGGCGGTGTGGGCATCGTCCCCATCCAGAACGGGCTGTGCGGCGGATGCCACAACCAGCTTCCGACGGGATTCGTCACGCGCGTGCGCGACGGCCAGCTCGTGATCTGCGAGCGGTGCCGCCGGATTCTCTATCTGGGAGCGGCCTGA
- a CDS encoding carbohydrate ABC transporter permease, producing the protein MPRSRSPWRAVVPIALGGLAIVYLFPFVWMLSTSLKPAPELYTQPPTLWPVHPSLEAYGTALITAGDWVLLRNSVVVCLATVLLTLVLALLIAYPLTRLAVPPAVRRGLLSWLLSLRFLPSMVVVIPIFATVRVVGLYDRLLALIFIYAAFSLPFAVWMMKGFLSEIPPEVEEAALADGASRWRAFFQILLPMLSPGLLAASVITFALAWSEFLYALILTATPRAQTFSIAVWSFVTEFEIIWNQMAAVGVIAAAVPVGLLLLARRYVVSALTFGAVREKS; encoded by the coding sequence ATGCCGCGCTCCCGCTCGCCGTGGCGCGCGGTCGTGCCGATCGCGCTGGGAGGACTGGCAATCGTGTACCTCTTCCCGTTCGTGTGGATGCTCTCCACCTCGCTGAAACCGGCTCCGGAACTCTACACGCAGCCGCCGACGCTGTGGCCGGTGCACCCCAGCCTGGAGGCGTACGGGACGGCGTTGATCACCGCGGGGGATTGGGTGCTCCTCCGCAACAGCGTCGTGGTATGCCTTGCCACGGTCCTGCTGACACTCGTCCTGGCGCTGCTCATCGCCTATCCGCTGACCCGTCTCGCGGTCCCTCCGGCGGTTCGGCGCGGCCTGCTCTCATGGTTGTTGAGCCTTCGTTTCCTCCCCTCGATGGTCGTGGTGATCCCGATCTTTGCCACGGTGAGGGTCGTGGGCCTCTACGACCGTCTGCTCGCGCTCATCTTCATCTACGCCGCGTTCTCGCTGCCGTTCGCCGTATGGATGATGAAGGGGTTTCTGTCCGAGATTCCACCTGAGGTCGAGGAGGCGGCGCTGGCCGACGGGGCGAGCCGGTGGCGGGCCTTCTTTCAGATCCTGCTCCCGATGCTCTCCCCAGGGCTCCTCGCGGCCTCCGTGATCACGTTTGCGCTGGCCTGGAGCGAGTTTCTCTATGCGCTCATTCTGACGGCGACCCCGCGCGCGCAGACGTTCTCGATTGCGGTCTGGAGCTTTGTGACCGAGTTCGAGATCATCTGGAACCAGATGGCGGCCGTGGGGGTCATCGCCGCCGCGGTCCCGGTCGGGCTGTTGCTCCTGGCCCGGCGATACGTTGTCTCGGCGCTGACCTTTGGCGCGGTACGGGAAAAAAGTTAG
- the iolM gene encoding scyllo-inosose 3-dehydrogenase yields the protein MKGVQFTAEWAPRSEYAVSEFERRSGKAVTGASVWRHPHVQLAEVKEPALGAKDVRIRPKACGVCGSDVHFYETDKEGYILYPGLTKFPVVIGHEFSGEVVEAGKEVRDLRPGDLVTVEEMIWCGECIPCRNGWPNQCQNLEEIGFTIDGAMAEQLVVGAKYCWPITRLAEVYGSAEAAFEAGALCEPTSVAYNGMFVRAGGLAPGGVVAVYGTGPIGFAAIALARAAGASRVIAFEVSPVRQALARQVGADEVHSPIDLASAGSSPHEAMLRASSGAGADMAVEAAGAPTRTIPEMEASLAIGGKVVIIGRAAERAPMYLEHFQTHAAQLYGAQGHSGYGTFQNVIRLMASGRIDLRPIITSRFPLDAAVAAIEKASLRQDGKVLVKT from the coding sequence ATGAAGGGCGTGCAGTTCACGGCGGAGTGGGCGCCCCGCTCCGAGTATGCCGTTTCGGAGTTCGAGCGTCGCTCGGGCAAAGCCGTGACCGGGGCGAGTGTGTGGCGCCATCCCCACGTGCAGCTGGCCGAGGTCAAGGAGCCCGCGCTCGGCGCCAAGGACGTTCGGATCCGCCCCAAGGCGTGCGGCGTGTGCGGATCCGACGTCCATTTCTACGAAACCGACAAGGAAGGATATATTCTCTATCCGGGACTGACGAAGTTCCCGGTCGTGATCGGCCATGAGTTCAGCGGTGAGGTTGTCGAGGCGGGCAAGGAGGTCCGGGATCTCCGGCCCGGCGATCTGGTCACTGTCGAGGAGATGATCTGGTGCGGGGAGTGCATCCCGTGCCGGAACGGCTGGCCGAATCAGTGCCAAAATTTGGAGGAGATCGGATTTACGATCGACGGGGCGATGGCCGAGCAGTTGGTGGTCGGCGCGAAGTACTGTTGGCCGATTACGCGGCTGGCGGAGGTGTACGGAAGCGCCGAGGCGGCCTTCGAGGCCGGGGCCCTCTGCGAGCCGACGAGCGTGGCCTATAACGGGATGTTCGTTCGCGCCGGAGGCCTGGCCCCCGGCGGCGTGGTGGCCGTCTACGGGACGGGACCGATTGGGTTCGCGGCAATCGCGCTCGCCAGAGCGGCCGGCGCGAGCCGCGTGATCGCCTTCGAAGTCAGTCCCGTGCGGCAGGCGCTCGCGCGGCAGGTGGGGGCGGATGAGGTGCACAGCCCCATCGACCTGGCCTCGGCCGGCAGCAGTCCCCACGAGGCGATGCTCCGGGCAAGCAGCGGGGCCGGCGCCGACATGGCGGTGGAGGCCGCGGGGGCGCCGACCCGGACGATCCCTGAAATGGAAGCGTCGCTCGCGATCGGCGGGAAGGTGGTGATCATCGGTCGCGCCGCTGAGCGGGCGCCGATGTACCTCGAGCATTTTCAAACCCATGCCGCCCAACTCTATGGGGCGCAGGGCCACTCGGGATACGGGACGTTCCAGAACGTGATCCGCCTGATGGCGTCCGGCCGGATCGACCTGCGGCCGATCATCACGAGCCGGTTCCCGCTCGACGCCGCCGTCGCGGCGATCGAAAAGGCAAGCCTGCGACAGGATGGGAAGGTGCTCGTGAAGACCTAA